Proteins from a single region of Hordeum vulgare subsp. vulgare chromosome 6H, MorexV3_pseudomolecules_assembly, whole genome shotgun sequence:
- the LOC123403140 gene encoding histone H2B.3-like, whose product MAPKAEKKPVATEKAPAGKKPAAEKRAAASKEGGEKKGKKKSKKSVETYKIYIFKVLKQVHPDIGISSKAMSIMNSFINDIFEKLAGESAKLARYNKKPTITSREIQTSVRLVLPGELAKHAVSEGTKAVTKFTSS is encoded by the coding sequence ATGGCACCCAAGGCGGAGAAAAAGCCGGTGGCGACGGAGAAGGCACCGGCGGGGAAGAAGCCGGCGGCAGAGAAGCGGGCGGCGGCGTCCAAGGAGGGCGGtgagaagaagggcaagaagaagtCCAAGAAGAGCGTGGAGACGTACAAGATTTACATCTTCAAGGTGCTCAAGCAGGTGCACCCCGACATCGGCATCTCCTCCAAGGCCATGTccatcatgaactccttcatcaacGATATCTTCGAGAAGCTCGCCGGCGAGTCTGCCAAGCTCGCCCGATACAACAAGAAGCCCACCATCACCTCCCGGGAGATCCAGACCTCCGTCCGCCTCGTCCTCCCCGGCGAGCTCGCCAAGCATGCTGTGTCCGAGGGCACCAAGGCCGTCACCAAGTTCACATCTTCCTAG